One Leclercia pneumoniae genomic region harbors:
- the hemC gene encoding hydroxymethylbilane synthase, with product MLDNVLRIATRQSPLALWQAHYVKQRLEAYHADLHVELVPMVTRGDVILDTPLAKVGGKGLFVKELELALLEGRADIAVHSMKDVPVEFPEGLGLVTICEREDPRDAFVSNHFASLDALPQGSVVGTSSLRRQCQLAERRPDLVIRSLRGNVGTRLSKLDNGDYDAIILAVAGLKRLGLESRVRVALPPELSLPAVGQGAVGIECRLDDQHTRDLLAPLNHDETAIRVQAERAMNTRLEGGCQVPIGSYAELKNDELWLRALVGAPDGSKMVRGERRGKPQDAEQLGVSLAEELLDNGAREILADVYNGEPPA from the coding sequence ATGTTAGACAATGTTTTAAGAATTGCCACACGCCAAAGCCCTCTTGCGCTCTGGCAGGCACATTATGTAAAGCAGCGCCTCGAAGCCTACCACGCCGATCTCCATGTTGAGCTGGTTCCTATGGTGACGCGGGGCGATGTGATCCTCGATACGCCGCTGGCCAAGGTGGGCGGTAAAGGGCTGTTTGTCAAAGAGCTGGAACTGGCCCTGCTCGAAGGCCGTGCCGATATTGCCGTTCACTCCATGAAAGACGTTCCGGTTGAGTTTCCCGAAGGGCTGGGCCTGGTCACGATTTGCGAGCGTGAAGATCCGCGCGATGCGTTTGTCTCCAACCACTTCGCCTCGCTTGACGCGTTGCCTCAGGGCAGCGTGGTTGGCACGTCAAGTTTACGCCGCCAGTGTCAACTGGCCGAGCGCCGCCCGGATCTGGTTATCCGATCGCTGCGCGGCAACGTGGGTACCCGCCTGAGCAAACTTGATAACGGCGACTATGATGCCATCATCCTTGCGGTCGCTGGGCTGAAACGTCTGGGGCTGGAGTCACGCGTACGCGTGGCGTTGCCACCCGAACTCTCTCTGCCTGCGGTGGGCCAGGGTGCGGTGGGTATTGAGTGCCGTCTCGACGACCAACACACCCGCGACCTGCTCGCCCCGCTCAATCACGACGAAACCGCGATTCGTGTCCAGGCGGAGCGCGCCATGAATACCCGCCTCGAAGGCGGCTGTCAGGTGCCGATTGGCAGCTATGCTGAATTAAAGAATGATGAGCTGTGGCTGCGGGCGCTGGTTGGCGCCCCGGACGGCTCTAAAATGGTGCGCGGTGAACGTCGCGGTAAGCCGCAAGATGCCGAGCAGCTTGGCGTATCGCTCGCTGAGGAGCTGCTCGATAACGGCGCGCGCGAGATCCTGGCAGACGTTTATAACGGAGAACCCCCGGCATGA
- the hemD gene encoding uroporphyrinogen-III synthase: MSILVTRPSPAGEQLVSRLRALGQVAWSFPLIEFSQGRELPLLTEQLHALREGDLLFALSQHAVEFAHAQLQQEGQTWPLSPGYFAIGRTTALALHTVSGIDIRYPRDRETSEVLLQLPELQSVAGKRALILRGNGGRELLGETLRERGAEVKFCECYQRCTRHYDGAEEAMRWHQRGVTTLVITSGEMLQQLWSLIPPWYRENWLLRCRLIVVSERLANLARELGWQDIRVADNADNDALLRALQ, encoded by the coding sequence ATGAGTATTCTCGTCACCCGCCCTTCTCCCGCAGGAGAGCAGTTAGTGAGCCGTCTGCGCGCACTGGGGCAGGTGGCATGGAGCTTTCCGCTGATTGAGTTCTCTCAGGGAAGGGAGCTGCCTCTGCTCACAGAGCAGCTTCACGCCCTACGGGAAGGCGACCTGCTTTTTGCGCTGTCGCAACATGCCGTGGAGTTTGCCCATGCGCAATTGCAACAGGAAGGCCAAACCTGGCCGCTCTCCCCCGGCTACTTCGCCATTGGCCGAACCACCGCGCTGGCCCTGCATACCGTTAGCGGAATCGATATTCGCTATCCGCGGGATCGGGAGACCAGCGAAGTATTGCTACAATTACCTGAATTACAGTCTGTTGCAGGAAAGCGCGCACTGATTCTGCGCGGAAACGGCGGGCGTGAGCTGTTGGGTGAAACGCTTCGCGAGCGCGGCGCAGAGGTGAAATTCTGCGAATGTTATCAACGTTGTACCAGGCATTATGATGGTGCGGAAGAGGCCATGCGCTGGCATCAACGCGGCGTGACAACGCTGGTGATCACCAGCGGTGAAATGCTGCAACAGCTCTGGTCGCTCATTCCACCATGGTATCGTGAAAACTGGTTACTCCGCTGTCGGCTGATTGTCGTCAGTGAGCGTCTGGCGAACCTCGCCCGGGAACTGGGCTGGCAAGATATTAGGGTCGCTGATAACGCCGACAACGATGCGCTGCTGCGCGCATTACAATAA
- the hemX gene encoding uroporphyrinogen-III C-methyltransferase — protein MTEQEKSSAVVEETRETVDTTPQSEKTENTTAQKRDTNKTSLALSAIAIAIALAAGVGLYGLVKNQASNQTATNDALVSQVTALQKAQETQKTDLEAVIKQQADALTAANNKQAELTKQLDEVQQKVATISGTDAKTWLLAQSDFLVKLAGRKLWSDQDVTTAAALLKSADASLADMNDPSLINARRAITEDIASLAAVSQVDYDGIILKVNQLSNQIDNLRLADNNDDDTPMDSDSGELSSSISEWRINLQKSWQNFMDSFITIRRRDETAVPLLAPNQDVYLRENIRSRLLVAAQAVPRHQEETYKQALDNVSTWVRAYYDTDDATTTAFLEEVDKLSQQNITMNVPDKLESQPVLEKLMQTRVRNLLAQPGVASEANTAAPESAPQSAPQGE, from the coding sequence ATGACGGAACAAGAAAAATCCTCCGCCGTGGTTGAAGAGACCAGGGAGACGGTGGACACCACGCCACAGTCAGAGAAGACCGAGAACACTACTGCCCAGAAGCGCGACACGAATAAAACCAGCCTTGCGCTAAGCGCCATTGCGATTGCGATCGCGCTCGCCGCGGGCGTAGGTCTGTACGGTCTGGTAAAAAATCAGGCCTCCAACCAGACCGCCACCAATGATGCGCTGGTGAGCCAGGTCACCGCCTTGCAAAAAGCGCAGGAGACGCAAAAAACGGATCTGGAAGCGGTTATTAAGCAGCAGGCCGATGCGCTGACCGCCGCCAATAACAAGCAGGCTGAGCTGACAAAACAGCTGGACGAGGTGCAGCAGAAGGTGGCCACCATCTCCGGTACCGATGCCAAAACCTGGCTGCTGGCCCAGTCCGATTTCCTGGTCAAACTGGCCGGACGTAAGCTGTGGAGCGATCAGGATGTCACCACCGCCGCCGCTCTGCTGAAAAGCGCCGACGCCAGCCTGGCCGATATGAACGACCCGAGCCTGATCAACGCGCGTCGTGCCATCACCGAAGATATCGCAAGCCTGGCCGCCGTTTCTCAGGTCGATTACGACGGCATTATCCTTAAGGTTAACCAACTGTCGAACCAGATTGATAACCTGCGTCTGGCGGATAACAACGATGACGACACCCCGATGGATTCTGATAGCGGCGAACTTTCCAGCTCTATCAGTGAGTGGCGCATAAACCTGCAAAAAAGCTGGCAGAACTTTATGGACAGCTTTATTACCATTCGCCGCCGTGACGAAACCGCCGTACCGTTACTGGCGCCTAATCAGGATGTCTATCTGCGTGAAAACATCCGCTCCCGCCTGCTGGTCGCCGCCCAGGCCGTGCCGCGCCATCAGGAAGAGACTTACAAGCAGGCGCTGGACAACGTCTCCACCTGGGTTCGCGCCTATTACGATACCGACGATGCCACCACCACCGCGTTCCTGGAAGAGGTGGATAAGCTCAGCCAGCAGAACATCACCATGAATGTCCCGGACAAGCTGGAAAGCCAGCCGGTGCTGGAAAAACTGATGCAAACGCGCGTGCGTAATCTGCTGGCACAGCCTGGTGTCGCCTCCGAAGCAAATACCGCTGCGCCTGAAAGCGCGCCACAAAGCGCACCGCAGGGAGAGTAA
- the hemY gene encoding protoheme IX biogenesis protein HemY, which produces MIKVLLLFLLLIAGIVLGPMLAGHQGYVLIQTDNYNVETSVTGLVIILILAMVVLFAVEWILRRIFRTGAHTRSWFVGRKRRRARKQTEQALLKLAEGDYQQVEKLMSKNADHAEQPVVNYLLAAEAAQQRGDEARANQHLERAAELASNDQIPVEITRVRLQLARNENHAARHGIDRLLEITPRHPEVLRLAEQAYIRTGAWGSLLDIIPSMAKADVGDEEQRDELQRLAWIGLMDQARADLGSDGLKSWWKNQSRKTRQQVSLQVAMAEHLIECDDHDTAQEIILDGLKRQYDDRLVMVIPRLKTNNPEQIEKMLRQQIKTVGDRPLLWSTLGQSLTKHGEWKEASLAFRAALKQRPDAFDYAWLADTLDRLHQPEEAAAMRRDGLLLTLQNNSVQP; this is translated from the coding sequence ATGATCAAAGTCTTGTTGCTCTTCTTACTGTTGATCGCCGGGATCGTCCTCGGCCCAATGCTGGCGGGCCATCAGGGGTACGTCTTGATCCAGACGGACAACTACAACGTTGAAACCAGCGTCACGGGGCTGGTGATCATTCTGATCCTGGCGATGGTTGTGCTGTTCGCCGTCGAGTGGATCCTGCGCCGCATCTTCCGGACCGGGGCTCACACCCGGAGCTGGTTTGTGGGACGTAAACGCCGTCGCGCACGTAAACAGACTGAACAGGCGCTGCTGAAACTGGCCGAAGGCGACTATCAGCAGGTTGAAAAGCTGATGTCGAAGAATGCCGACCACGCTGAACAGCCGGTAGTGAACTACCTGTTGGCGGCCGAAGCGGCGCAGCAGCGAGGTGATGAAGCTCGTGCCAATCAGCACCTGGAGCGCGCCGCTGAACTGGCGTCCAACGATCAGATCCCGGTGGAAATTACCCGCGTACGCCTGCAGCTGGCGCGTAACGAAAACCATGCAGCACGCCACGGCATTGACCGTCTGCTGGAGATCACTCCGCGTCATCCTGAAGTGCTGCGTCTGGCCGAACAGGCCTATATCCGTACCGGTGCCTGGGGCTCGTTACTGGACATCATTCCCTCGATGGCGAAAGCCGACGTGGGCGACGAGGAACAGCGCGATGAGCTGCAACGTCTCGCCTGGATTGGGCTGATGGATCAGGCCCGGGCCGATTTGGGCAGCGATGGTCTGAAAAGTTGGTGGAAGAACCAAAGCCGTAAAACGCGCCAGCAGGTATCGCTGCAGGTGGCCATGGCGGAGCATCTTATTGAATGTGACGATCATGACACCGCACAGGAGATCATCCTCGATGGCCTGAAGCGCCAGTATGACGATCGCCTGGTCATGGTCATCCCGCGCCTGAAAACCAACAATCCAGAGCAGATCGAAAAAATGCTGCGCCAGCAGATCAAAACCGTGGGCGATCGCCCGCTGCTGTGGAGCACGCTGGGCCAGTCGCTCACTAAACACGGTGAGTGGAAAGAGGCCAGCCTCGCCTTCCGCGCCGCGCTTAAGCAGCGTCCGGACGCGTTCGACTATGCCTGGCTTGCCGATACGCTGGACAGGCTGCACCAGCCAGAAGAGGCCGCCGCGATGCGTCGCGATGGCTTGCTGTTAACGCTGCAAAATAACAGCGTCCAACCGTAG
- a CDS encoding MFS transporter, which translates to MNTLLYALLSALRCHRWLRLLACAFIFTSLGNGLTQVLVFGLLLEWQAPPSLLTLAWLFATLPGFVGSLLGEKLCTRFAPIRILIITELLGLLALLFPLLGMHYHSITALLAVQSCEALLSGMSWPALTLLFKRGLPEPELPAATCLEHVIFASQVLLGTGLGVLLFQHVPMAVLLATDALSFGGSLLLLYQTGRAFSGKPAPSESDTPQAVTVSWRSLTLRQKRSLLLLPALAAVGAPAMALLPALAQQIQPADAAGMALPLLFARSLGQLCGPLLINKESLPRYAGQNRPLLLCLGLFFVAYAFIPALPGKQTIALGLIFIAHLASNIIFAAGTFGVLSSFAATHIAAASGKAWRWQTISASVFTSIAALIAATHGAIQAFYLVSASALLLVAAVMIRYRE; encoded by the coding sequence ATGAACACCCTTCTGTACGCGCTCTTGAGCGCGTTGCGGTGCCATCGCTGGCTCCGCCTGCTTGCCTGTGCTTTTATTTTTACCTCACTGGGTAATGGACTCACGCAGGTGCTGGTGTTTGGCCTGTTGCTGGAGTGGCAAGCGCCCCCATCATTACTGACCCTTGCCTGGCTTTTTGCCACCCTTCCCGGCTTTGTGGGTAGCCTGCTCGGCGAAAAGCTCTGCACGCGATTTGCCCCCATCAGGATCTTAATCATCACCGAGTTACTGGGTTTACTGGCGCTGTTATTTCCCCTGTTGGGGATGCACTATCACAGCATCACGGCGCTGCTGGCGGTACAGTCGTGCGAAGCATTATTGAGCGGTATGAGCTGGCCTGCGCTGACGTTGCTCTTCAAACGGGGCCTTCCTGAGCCAGAGCTGCCAGCCGCGACTTGCCTTGAGCATGTGATTTTTGCCTCACAGGTGCTGCTGGGCACCGGGCTTGGGGTTTTGTTGTTTCAACATGTCCCTATGGCCGTGTTACTGGCGACAGATGCGCTCAGCTTTGGGGGATCTTTACTGTTGCTTTATCAGACCGGGCGAGCCTTTTCTGGCAAACCTGCGCCTTCAGAGTCCGACACCCCGCAGGCGGTAACCGTATCCTGGCGAAGCCTCACGCTACGGCAAAAACGCAGCCTGTTACTCTTGCCTGCACTGGCGGCCGTCGGTGCGCCCGCTATGGCCCTCCTTCCTGCACTGGCGCAGCAAATTCAGCCTGCTGACGCTGCCGGTATGGCACTCCCGTTACTGTTTGCCCGTAGCCTGGGGCAACTTTGCGGGCCGCTGCTGATCAATAAGGAGAGTCTTCCCCGCTATGCAGGTCAAAACCGACCGCTACTGCTTTGTCTGGGGCTGTTTTTCGTCGCTTACGCATTTATTCCGGCTCTGCCTGGAAAGCAAACCATCGCTCTGGGGCTGATTTTTATTGCTCACCTGGCATCGAATATTATCTTTGCAGCCGGAACCTTTGGTGTGCTGAGCAGTTTTGCAGCCACGCATATCGCCGCCGCCAGTGGCAAAGCATGGCGGTGGCAAACAATAAGTGCCTCGGTCTTTACCAGCATCGCGGCGCTGATTGCCGCCACGCACGGGGCGATACAGGCGTTTTATCTGGTGTCGGCGAGCGCGCTGTTGCTGGTCGCTGCCGTGATGATCCGCTACCGGGAATAA